A genome region from Mastacembelus armatus chromosome 8, fMasArm1.2, whole genome shotgun sequence includes the following:
- the colgalt1a gene encoding procollagen galactosyltransferase 1, translated as MLGFASIPAALLILLLSCCSPARGYFAEERWSPESPLLAPRVLVALICRNSEHSLPYFLGTIERLNYPKDRMALWVATDHNVDNTTSVLRDWLVKVQNLYHYVEWRPKEEPRHYADEESPKHWPDARYEHVMKLRQVALEAAREMWADYYMLVDCDNLLTNPNVLWNLMKENKTIIAPMLESRAAYSNFWCGMTSQGYYKRTPAYIPMRKQVRKGCFAVPMVHSALLIDLRKEASRQLAFHPPHPDYSWAFDDIIVLAFSARMADVQMFVCNKETYGYFPVPLRSHNTLQDEADSFLHSLLEVNVRNSPVMPSKYIPVPRKQPDKLGFDEIFMINLQRRTDRRERMLRALYEQEIACKVVAAVDGKAMNVSEIHALGIHMLPGYSDPYHGRPLTKGELGCFLSHYNVWKEIVEQRLHTSLVIEDDLRFEVFFKRRLMNLMREVENEGLDWDLIYIGRKRMQIDHPEKAVPNIHNLVEADYSYWTLGYMMSLQGAEKLLKAEPLKRVLPVDEFLPIMFNKHPVSDYMEQFETRDLKAFSAEPLLVYPTHYTGDPGYVSDTETSTVWDNDKVRTDWDRARSGKTRKQAEISSEAQNSDVLQSPLDTTARDEL; from the exons ATGCTCGGGTTCGCCTCCATCCCCGCTGCCCTGCTCATCTTGCTGCTGTCCTGCTGCAGTCCTGCCCGGGGATACTTTGCGGAGGAGCGGTGGAGCCCCGAGTCTCCGCTCCTCGCCCCCCGGGTTCTGGTCGCCCTCATCTGCAGAAACTCGGAGCACTCTTTGCCGTATTTCCTCGGCACTATCGAGCGCCTAAACTACCCCAAGGACCGTATGGCTCTGTG GGTAGCAACTGATCATAATGTGGACAACACCACGTCCGTTCTACGTGACTGGCTCGTCAAGGTGCAGAACTTATACCACTACGTTGAGTGGAGGCCAAAAGAGGAACCCAG ACATTATGCAGATGAAGAGAGCCCAAAGCACTGGCCAGACGCTCGTTATGAGCATGTTATGAAGCTTCGGCAAGTAGCACTGGAGGCAGCTCGTGAGATGTGGGCAGATTACTATATG TTGGTGGACTGTGATAACCTCCTCACCAATCCCAACGTGCTCTGGAACCtcatgaaagaaaataagactATTATTGCGCCAATGCTTGAATCCCGTGCAGCCTATTCAAACTTCTGGTGTGGAATGACCTCGCAG GGTTATTATAAACGCACCCCTGCCTACATACCAATGAGGAAGCAGGTACGCAAGGGCTGTTTTGCTGTACCCATGGTTCACTCCGCCTTACTGATAGACCTCAGGAAAGAGGCATCCAGGCAGCTGGCCTTTCATCCGCCACACCCAGACTACAGCTGGGCTTTTGATGACATCATTGTGTTGGCCTTCTCTGCTCGGATGGCAG ATGTTCAAATGTTTGTATGTAACAAAGAGACCTATGGGTATTTCCCTGTACCATTGCGATCACACAATACTTTGCAAGACGAAGCTGACAGCTTTTTGCACTCTCTTCTGGAGGTAAATG TGCGAAATTCCCCAGTGATGCCTTCCAAATACATACCTGTTCCTAGAAAACAACCTGACAAACTGGGCTTTGATGAG ATATTTATGATAAACCTGCAGAGGCGGACTGACCGCCGAGAACGCATGCTGAGGGCGTTGTATGAGCAAGAGATTGCCTGTAAGGTCGTTGCAGCTGTAGATGGAAA AGCCATGAATGTCAGTGAAATTCATGCTTTGGGCATCCACATGCTCCCTGGATACAGTGACCCTTATCACGGTCGGCCACTGACAAAGGGAGAGCTGGGATGTTTCCTTTCCCACTATAATGTCTGGAAAGAG ATCGTGGAGCAACGCCTGCACACCTCTCTGGTGATTGAAGACGACCTGCGATTCGAGGTCTTCTTCAAACGCCGCTTAATGAACTTGATGCGTGAGGTAGAGAATGAAGGGCTGGATTGGGATCTCAT ATACATCGGTCGGAAGAGAATGCAAATAGATCACCCAGAGAAAGCAGTCCCTAATATACACAACTTAGTGGAAGCCGACTATTCGTATTGGACATTAGGTTATATGATGTCATTACAAGGTGCTGAGAAGCTTTTGAAAGCAGAACCACTGAAGAGGGTTTTGCCAGTGGATGAATTTCTTCCTATTATGTTCAACAAACACCCTGT GTCTGATTATATGGAACAATTTGAAACCAGGGACCTGAAGGCATTTTCCGCAGAGCCTCTTCTAGTGTATCCAACTCACTACACAGGTGACCCAGGCTACGTCAGTGACACCGAGACCTCCACAGTGTGGGACAATGACAAGGTCCGTACAGACTGGGACAGAGCACGCTCCGGAAAAACTCGGAAGCAGGCTGAGATCAGCAGTGAGGCCCAGAACTCCGATGTGCTGCAGTCCCCTTTGGATACCACAGCACGGGACGAGCTATGA
- the pgls gene encoding 6-phosphogluconolactonase, translated as MAARRVVVFPSSAELGPVLAQLVTSRAEKAITSQGRFTLGLSGGSLVSMLSKELLALPELDCSKWVIGFCDERLVSFDDPESTYGLYKTQLFSKVNILDSGILTIDSSLPVNECAEDYTRKLKEAFPDDEVPVFDLLLLGMGPDGHTCSLFPDHPLLEEVKKIVAPMSDSPKPPPQRVTMTFPVVNSARCVAFVSTGESKAPILKEVLEGREGPAFPAARVVPTNGELFWLVDDPAAASLTIQVERLGSGAKL; from the exons ATGGCTGCCAGAAGAGTTGTGGTCTTTCCTTCCTCAGCAGAGCTTGGTCCGGTGCTGGCCCAGCTGGTGACGTCTCGGGCAGAGAAGGCCATCACCTCCCAGGGCAGGTTCACCTTGGGGCTATCTGGAGGAAGCCTCGTGTCCATGCTCAGCAAAGAGCTGCTCGCCCTGCCAGAGCTGGACTGCAGCAAGTGGGTGATTGGTTTTTGTGACGAGCGATTGGTTTCTTTTGATGACCCTGAGAGCACCTACGGGCTCTATAAG ACTCAGTTGTTTTCCAAGGTTAACATCCTTGATAGTGGGATCTTAACCATCGACTCCTCTCTGCCAGTAAACGAGTGCGCTGAGGATTATACTCGCAAACTGAAGGAG GCCTTCCCAGATGATGAGGTCCCTGTATTCGACCTGTTGCTGCTGGGTATGGGGCCTGATGGACATACATGTTCCCTCTTCCCCGACCACCCTCTCCTGGAG GAAGTGAAGAAGATTGTGGCACCCATGAGTGACTCTCCCAAACCACCGCCACAGCGTGTAACCATGACTTTTCCAGTGGTGAACTCTGCACGCTGTGTGGCTTTTGTATCAACAGGAGAAAGCAAAGCACCCATTTTGAAG GAAGTGCTGGAGGGTAGAGAGGGTCCAGCATTCCCAGCTGCCCGTGTTGTCCCAACCAATGGCGAGCTGTTCTGGCTTGTTGATGACCCCGCAGCTGCCTCCTTAACCATCCAGGTAGAGAGGCTAGGCTCCGGGGCCAAACTGTAG
- the LOC113141682 gene encoding zinc finger protein 382 isoform X1, whose product MSTVFSFQTQLVSIMDALSKTAVMEISKLVEIESKMLKIEITRGRNEIASLTEKLQLMEKLLYIAQGGRQDPSSAAACSMLRDGSEDAVLEPDRTRLAIKSESPWESISSSTDMSSLYQDEKQTAAEKLTNLPKQQPEVIVVKEELVDNRDAEPDKTRENGTERTTDTHRGPAVTQHPRTIPEHQQPMFADSFVTLSTQSSLTGPERSETHWNPQLTPAHTNLEAGKSLAQNIVLQNLSLLRNMRIHNLRNSAAKRFSCLECGKSFRCVSQLEIHQRSHTGEKPFRCTLCGKRYAQKGHLYTHQRTHTGEKPYRCPVCGKGFIQKCTLDMHQRTHTGEKPFVCIKCGKGFTKNCNLKKHLAVHLDSSMNVFGSESGAPTFSGTFINGNT is encoded by the exons ATGTCgactgttttctctttccagaCACAGCTCGTCTCCATCATGGACGCGTTATCCAAAACAGCTGTAATGGAAATAAGCAAATTGGTGGAGATCGAGTCGAAGATGCTGAAAATAGAGATAACTCGAGGTCGGAACGAAATCGCGTCTCTCACAGAGaaactgcagctgatggagaaaTTGCTTTATATCGCTCAGGGTGGCAGACAGGATCCATCCTCAGCTGCAGCGTGCTCAATGTTAAGAGACGGTTCAGAAGACGCAGTGCTGGAGCCTGATAGGACGAGGCTTGCCATAAAAAG TGAGAGCCCGTGGGAGAGCATCAGTTCCTCCACTGACATGAGCAGTTTGTATCAAGATGAAAAGCAAACTGCAGCTGAA AAGCTTACAAACCTCCCGAAACAGCAGCCTGAAGTTATAGTGGTAAAGGAAGAACTGGTGGACAACAGAGATGCTGAACCAGATAAAACAAGGGAAAACG GAACAGAAAGAACCACAGACACCCACAGGGGTCCAGCTGTGACGCAGCATCCCAGAACCATCCCAGAACATCAGCAGCCCATGTTTGCTGATAGCTTTGTGACCCTGAGCACCCAGTCATCTCTCACTGGACCAGAAAGGAGTGAAACACATTGGAATCCACAACttacacctgcacacacaaacctagAGGCTGGGAAAAGCTTGGCTCAAAATATCGTCCTCCAAAACCTAAGTCTGCTACGGAATATGAGGATTCACAATTTGAGGAACTCGGCTGCGAAGAGGTTCAGCTGCCTGGAATGTGGCAAGAGCTTCAGATGCGTGAGTCAGCTTGAAATACACCAGAGAAgccacacaggagagaaaccaTTCAGGTGCACACTCTGTGGAAAGAGATATGCACAAAAAGGGCATCTGTATACACATCAGCgcacacacactggggaaaaGCCATACCGCTGTCCTGTTTGTGGGAAGGGCTTCATTCAGAAATGCACTCTTGATATGCATCAGCGTACACACACTGGAGAAAAACCTTTTGTCTGTATCAAATGTGGCAAGGGCTTTACAAAGAACTGTAATCTAAAAAAACACCTTGCAGTACATCTAGATTCTAGTATGAACGTGTTTGGCAGTGAATCTGGTGCACCAACATTCAGTGGGACATTCATCAACGGAAACACTTAA
- the LOC113141682 gene encoding zinc finger protein 583 isoform X2: protein MSTVFSFQTQLVSIMDALSKTAVMEISKLVEIESKMLKIEITRGRNEIASLTEKLQLMEKLLYIAQGGRQDPSSAAACSMLRDGSEDAVLEPDRTRLAIKSESPWESISSSTDMSSLYQDEKQTAAEQPEVIVVKEELVDNRDAEPDKTRENGTERTTDTHRGPAVTQHPRTIPEHQQPMFADSFVTLSTQSSLTGPERSETHWNPQLTPAHTNLEAGKSLAQNIVLQNLSLLRNMRIHNLRNSAAKRFSCLECGKSFRCVSQLEIHQRSHTGEKPFRCTLCGKRYAQKGHLYTHQRTHTGEKPYRCPVCGKGFIQKCTLDMHQRTHTGEKPFVCIKCGKGFTKNCNLKKHLAVHLDSSMNVFGSESGAPTFSGTFINGNT from the exons ATGTCgactgttttctctttccagaCACAGCTCGTCTCCATCATGGACGCGTTATCCAAAACAGCTGTAATGGAAATAAGCAAATTGGTGGAGATCGAGTCGAAGATGCTGAAAATAGAGATAACTCGAGGTCGGAACGAAATCGCGTCTCTCACAGAGaaactgcagctgatggagaaaTTGCTTTATATCGCTCAGGGTGGCAGACAGGATCCATCCTCAGCTGCAGCGTGCTCAATGTTAAGAGACGGTTCAGAAGACGCAGTGCTGGAGCCTGATAGGACGAGGCTTGCCATAAAAAG TGAGAGCCCGTGGGAGAGCATCAGTTCCTCCACTGACATGAGCAGTTTGTATCAAGATGAAAAGCAAACTGCAGCTGAA CAGCCTGAAGTTATAGTGGTAAAGGAAGAACTGGTGGACAACAGAGATGCTGAACCAGATAAAACAAGGGAAAACG GAACAGAAAGAACCACAGACACCCACAGGGGTCCAGCTGTGACGCAGCATCCCAGAACCATCCCAGAACATCAGCAGCCCATGTTTGCTGATAGCTTTGTGACCCTGAGCACCCAGTCATCTCTCACTGGACCAGAAAGGAGTGAAACACATTGGAATCCACAACttacacctgcacacacaaacctagAGGCTGGGAAAAGCTTGGCTCAAAATATCGTCCTCCAAAACCTAAGTCTGCTACGGAATATGAGGATTCACAATTTGAGGAACTCGGCTGCGAAGAGGTTCAGCTGCCTGGAATGTGGCAAGAGCTTCAGATGCGTGAGTCAGCTTGAAATACACCAGAGAAgccacacaggagagaaaccaTTCAGGTGCACACTCTGTGGAAAGAGATATGCACAAAAAGGGCATCTGTATACACATCAGCgcacacacactggggaaaaGCCATACCGCTGTCCTGTTTGTGGGAAGGGCTTCATTCAGAAATGCACTCTTGATATGCATCAGCGTACACACACTGGAGAAAAACCTTTTGTCTGTATCAAATGTGGCAAGGGCTTTACAAAGAACTGTAATCTAAAAAAACACCTTGCAGTACATCTAGATTCTAGTATGAACGTGTTTGGCAGTGAATCTGGTGCACCAACATTCAGTGGGACATTCATCAACGGAAACACTTAA
- the LOC113141681 gene encoding zinc finger protein 554-like isoform X1: MMCDTTNRSFRTQLAAILDKLTKAALVEISNLADECSSVLHTEISLHKTENEALKKKCYSLEVQLRAAREAQTFPAHVSSVSRRHPAGQSCLCCHNREGLFVCVTAEQQEPAPAIDGVFGKDWCMDLWREDKLPFQRKGTMEPAAMTSMGASTIDLMERDPDLVFVKEETYDDHPSGQMSLTDNRKIVEIFEDDSMLHRSVNELQAHSGELNNFHMMADGQSQQRSQPTIMDKLIDDATMNALADNTNPPSAVVQYPNCTNDIHMNTTKELSTQPKPVKPMKRFECLFCGKIFNYLSSLKVHIRRHSGEKPFSCSVCGKRFAQKTYLKLHQRVHSGEKPYSCLDCGKSFSQKSSLNIHLRTHTGEKPYSCVDCGKSYAYKYGLNHHQCFS; this comes from the exons ATGATGTGCGACACCACAAACCGAAGTTTTCGTACGCAGCTGGCCGCTATCCTGGACAAGCTGACGAAGGCAGCTTTGGTCGAAATCAGCAACCTGGCTGATGAATGCTCCTCCGTCCTTCACACCGAGATATCGCTGCACAAGACGGAGAACGAGGCGCTGAAGAAGAAGTGTTACTCTCTGGAGGTCCAGCTGAGAGCAGCGAGGGAGGCACAGACCTTTCCTGCACATGTCAGCAGTGTCAGCCGACGGCACCCTGCAGGTCAGTCCTGTCTGTGCTGCCACAACAGAGAgggtctgtttgtctgtgttacAGCAG AACAGCAAGAACCTGCTCCAGCCATTGATGGAGTTTTTGGAAAGGACTGGTGCATGGACCTGTGGAGAGAAGACAAACTCCCCTTTCAGCGGAAAGGGACAATGGAGCCTGCAGCTATGACAAGCATGGGAGCATCG ACAATAGACTTGATGGAGAGAGATCCTGATCTGGTCTTTGTCAAAGAAGAGACGTATGATGATCATCCCAGTGGACAGATGAGCCTCACAGATAACAGAAAAA TTGTTGAAATTTTTGAGGATGACAGCATGCTTCACAGATCCGTCAATGAGCTGCAGGCTCACTCAGGGGAATTAAACAACTTCCACATGATGGCGGACGGTCAAAGTCAACAACGCTCTCAGCCAACAATTATGGACAAGTTGATAGATGATGCAACCATGAACGCTCTTGCTGACAACACAAATCCTCCTTCAGCTGTCGTCCAATACCCAAACTGTACGAACGACATCCACATGAATACAACCAAAGAGCTCTCTACCCAGCCAAAGCCCGTGAAGCCAATGAAACGGTTTGAGTGCTTGTTCTGTGGGAAGATTTTCAACTATTTAAGCAGTTTAAAAGTCCACATCAGGCGACATTCTGGTGAGAAGCCGTTCAGCTGTTCGGTTTGTGGGAAGCGATTTGCACAGAAAACGTACCTGAAACTGCACCAGCGTGTGCACTCGGGCGAGAAGCCGTACAGCTGTCTAGACTGTGGCAAAAGCTTTTCCCAGAAAAGTTCTCTAAACATACATCTTCGAACACACACTGGTGAAAAACCTTATAGCTGTGTGGATTGTGGGAAATCTTATGCGTACAAGTATGGCTTAAATCACCACCAGTGTTTCAGCTGA
- the LOC113141681 gene encoding zinc finger protein 554-like isoform X2 codes for MMCDTTNRSFRTQLAAILDKLTKAALVEISNLADECSSVLHTEISLHKTENEALKKKCYSLEVQLRAAREAQTFPAHVSSVSRRHPAEQQEPAPAIDGVFGKDWCMDLWREDKLPFQRKGTMEPAAMTSMGASTIDLMERDPDLVFVKEETYDDHPSGQMSLTDNRKIVEIFEDDSMLHRSVNELQAHSGELNNFHMMADGQSQQRSQPTIMDKLIDDATMNALADNTNPPSAVVQYPNCTNDIHMNTTKELSTQPKPVKPMKRFECLFCGKIFNYLSSLKVHIRRHSGEKPFSCSVCGKRFAQKTYLKLHQRVHSGEKPYSCLDCGKSFSQKSSLNIHLRTHTGEKPYSCVDCGKSYAYKYGLNHHQCFS; via the exons ATGATGTGCGACACCACAAACCGAAGTTTTCGTACGCAGCTGGCCGCTATCCTGGACAAGCTGACGAAGGCAGCTTTGGTCGAAATCAGCAACCTGGCTGATGAATGCTCCTCCGTCCTTCACACCGAGATATCGCTGCACAAGACGGAGAACGAGGCGCTGAAGAAGAAGTGTTACTCTCTGGAGGTCCAGCTGAGAGCAGCGAGGGAGGCACAGACCTTTCCTGCACATGTCAGCAGTGTCAGCCGACGGCACCCTGCAG AACAGCAAGAACCTGCTCCAGCCATTGATGGAGTTTTTGGAAAGGACTGGTGCATGGACCTGTGGAGAGAAGACAAACTCCCCTTTCAGCGGAAAGGGACAATGGAGCCTGCAGCTATGACAAGCATGGGAGCATCG ACAATAGACTTGATGGAGAGAGATCCTGATCTGGTCTTTGTCAAAGAAGAGACGTATGATGATCATCCCAGTGGACAGATGAGCCTCACAGATAACAGAAAAA TTGTTGAAATTTTTGAGGATGACAGCATGCTTCACAGATCCGTCAATGAGCTGCAGGCTCACTCAGGGGAATTAAACAACTTCCACATGATGGCGGACGGTCAAAGTCAACAACGCTCTCAGCCAACAATTATGGACAAGTTGATAGATGATGCAACCATGAACGCTCTTGCTGACAACACAAATCCTCCTTCAGCTGTCGTCCAATACCCAAACTGTACGAACGACATCCACATGAATACAACCAAAGAGCTCTCTACCCAGCCAAAGCCCGTGAAGCCAATGAAACGGTTTGAGTGCTTGTTCTGTGGGAAGATTTTCAACTATTTAAGCAGTTTAAAAGTCCACATCAGGCGACATTCTGGTGAGAAGCCGTTCAGCTGTTCGGTTTGTGGGAAGCGATTTGCACAGAAAACGTACCTGAAACTGCACCAGCGTGTGCACTCGGGCGAGAAGCCGTACAGCTGTCTAGACTGTGGCAAAAGCTTTTCCCAGAAAAGTTCTCTAAACATACATCTTCGAACACACACTGGTGAAAAACCTTATAGCTGTGTGGATTGTGGGAAATCTTATGCGTACAAGTATGGCTTAAATCACCACCAGTGTTTCAGCTGA
- the LOC113141680 gene encoding zinc finger and SCAN domain-containing protein 21-like — translation MESRLTFHSQLSSIMETMARSALSQVCKLVDEDSAELRLELSRLLFANSALAEKVSDLECELTIVRSDAPKLSKSYRTVGVQTACSGDEDPHVSGPPTIDGIFGKDWCMNLWKDRNPYSLERVTDSPQISNKTVAVLSDQIPVTELREEDYVEHAASSCQQETLTRDENEPSMAVEPEQLSVGYLASGSSLSFNQEGEQVLSAVGIDEPSLQLISINDSEEAFSAHIIPIEDDDEDDDDVQFVQESQQEPIMNTTSCPSKNNQQTLPAYNTENNTALDKDSADGFEMPNVETVRNLNKEKFTCQICSRTFFHKGTLTHHMKSHKLNFCNICNQHFPHRKKFRSHTCVPKVPSQKVSKSCELCGKSFANPSALRVHYVVHTGEKPFWCSLCGKRFTQKGNLKCHQRIHTGERPFLCVKCGKTFTQKVNLNHHLMAHRNREVVGEKPIAS, via the exons ATGGAGAGCCGCCTCACTTTTCACTCGCAGCTCTCCTCCATTATGGAGACCATGGCCAGGTCTGCCCTGAGCCAGGTCTGCAAGCTGGTGGATGAAGACTCTGCTGAGCTCAGGCTCGAGTTGTCCCGGCTGTTGTTTGCTAATTCAGCCCTGGCAGAGAAAGTAAGCGACCTGGAATGCGAGTTAACGATCGTGAGAAGCGACGCCCCCAAGCTGAGTAAAAGTTATCGCACAGTAGGGGTACAAACCGCATGCTCCGGAGACGAGGACCCTCATg TGTCTGGACCTCCCACCATCGACGGGATCTTTGGGAAAGACTGGTGTATGAATCTGTGGAAGGACAGAAACCCATACAGTCTGGAGAGAGTCACAGACTCACCACAAATCTCTAATAAG ACTGTGGCGGTACTGTCTGACCAAATTCCTGTGACTGAGCTCAGAGAAGAGGATTATGTAGAGCATGCTGCCAGCAGCTGCCAGCAAGAAACCCTCACTAGAGATG aaaatgaacCAAGCATGGCAGTGGAACCAGAGCAGCTGTCAGTTGGTTACTTGGCCAGTGGCAGCAGCCTGTCATTTAATCAGGAAGGAGAACAGGTTTTGTCTGCAGTTGGTATTGACGAACCGTCCCTCCAGCTGATATCCATCAATGACTCAGAGGAGGCCTTCAGCGCGCACATCATTCCAATcgaagatgatgatgaggacgACGATGATGTACAGTTTGTTCAAGAAAGTCAGCAGGAGCCAATAATGAACACCACAAGTTGCCCTAGTAAAAACAATCAGCAAACATTACCAGCatacaacactgaaaacaacactGCTCTGGATAAAGATTCAGCTGATGGCTTTGAAATGCCCAATGTTGAAACTGTCAGAAACCTAAACAAAGAGAAATTCACATGCCAAATATGTAGTAGGACATTTTTCCACAAGGGCACCCTAACACACCACATGAAGTCACACAAGTTAAACTTTTGTAACATTTGTAACCAGCATTTCCCTCACAGGAAAAAGTTTAGGTCACACACCTGTGTGCCTAAAGTTCCCTCGCAGAAGGTCAGTAAGTCATGCGAGCTGTGTGGGAAGAGTTTTGCAAACCCATCAGCTCTCAGGGTTCATTATGTTGtccacacaggagagaaacccTTCTGGTGCAGCTTGTGTGGGAAAAGGTTCACCCAGAAAGGCAATCTGAAATGTCACCAACGCATCCATACCGGAGAGAGACCGTTCCTCTGTGTTAAATGTGGGAAGACCTTCACACAAAAAGTTAATCTCAACCACCATTTAATGGCGCACAGAAATCGTGAGGTGGTGGGAGAAAAGCCTATAGCTAGCTAG